Proteins from a single region of Rhipicephalus sanguineus isolate Rsan-2018 chromosome 5, BIME_Rsan_1.4, whole genome shotgun sequence:
- the LOC125758635 gene encoding uncharacterized protein LOC125758635: protein MRPKPPLKPSSAVLRSYGGSAIQHVGVIRTEVTLNDTTSVLNFFVVRKGRQAILGLQACQLMGLVPRVYSVSKSSQEGIVDEFRHLFTGTGCVQRVYKMVLRDGAVTVVQAARRVPVALQEPLKMELDRMQRAGIITKVTEPTDWGSSLSLPTCSREPQADKRTNRKR from the exons ATGCGCCCTAAACCACCGCTGAAGCCAAGTAGCGCCGTGTTACGCTCATACGGAGGAAGTGCAATTCAGCACGTCGGCGTCATACGTACCGAGGTGACGCTCAATGACACAACCTCAGTGCTAAATTTTTTCGTCGTCCGGAAGGGGCGCCAAGCGATCCTCGGACTTCAAGCATGCCAACTCATGGGACTCGTGCCGCGTGTTTACAGCGTATCCAAGAGCAGCCAAGAAGGCATCGTGGACGAATTTCGCCACCTGTTCACCGGAACCGGGTGCGTGCAACGAGTATACAAGATGGTGTTACGTGACGGCGCCGTAACCGTTGTCCAGGCCGCACGGCGTGTTCCAGTGGCCTTACAAGAACCCCTCAAGATGGAATTGGACCGCATGCAGCGGGCAGGAATTATCACGAAAGTGACCGAGCCAACAGACTGG ggaagcagcttgtCCTTGCCGACATGCTCTCGAGAGCCACAAGCAGACAAGCGGACGAACCGAAAGCGATGA